In the Kribbella sp. NBC_00482 genome, one interval contains:
- a CDS encoding ClpP family protease: MAEDMKPPMFNESARQRLLGQRIVVLDGVLDDDNGTLLATQILTLAAEDPDTDIALWIHSLGGSVPSMLAIRDVMRLVPCDVSTLAIGLACSAGQFLLSAGTPGKRYALRHARVLMHQGSAGIGGSAVEIEIQANDLRHIRDTVLGLIAEDTGQPFDIVHEDSLHDHWYTADQAREYGFIDHIVESFDQVMPRKAAAA, translated from the coding sequence ATGGCAGAAGACATGAAACCGCCGATGTTCAACGAGTCCGCCCGGCAGCGGCTGCTCGGGCAGCGGATCGTCGTACTGGACGGAGTCCTCGACGACGACAACGGGACCCTGCTGGCCACCCAGATCCTCACGCTGGCGGCCGAGGACCCGGACACCGACATCGCGTTGTGGATCCACTCGCTCGGCGGTTCGGTGCCGTCGATGCTGGCGATCCGGGACGTGATGCGGCTGGTGCCGTGCGACGTGTCGACGCTGGCGATCGGGCTGGCCTGCAGTGCGGGGCAGTTCCTGCTGTCGGCCGGTACGCCGGGGAAGCGCTACGCGTTGCGGCACGCCCGCGTCCTGATGCACCAGGGCTCGGCCGGTATCGGCGGATCGGCGGTCGAGATCGAGATCCAGGCCAACGACCTGCGGCACATCCGCGACACCGTCCTCGGGCTGATCGCCGAGGACACCGGGCAGCCGTTCGACATCGTGCACGAGGACTCGCTGCACGACCACTGGTACACCGCCGACCAGGCCCGCGAGTACGGCTTCATCGACCACATCGTCGAGTCCTTCGACCAGGTCATGCCCAGGAAGGCGGCAGCAGCATGA
- the pcrA gene encoding DNA helicase PcrA has product MTTLFSPDELPVPLEESKTSRADPEALLEGLNPQQRAAVVHAGKPLLVVAGAGSGKTRVLTRRIAYLLAARDAHPGSILAITFTNKAAAEMRERVVDLVGPRAKLMWVSTFHSSCVRILRRDIKRFGINSTFSIYDDTDSRRLMTLVCRELDLDVKRYNPRAVLNWISTQKNELIDHETSAAKAENHLEETYAECYRIYQERLAQANALDFDDLLMTTVNLLQAFPEVREYYRRRFRHVLVDEYQDTNHAQYTLIRELCGEDAPAGNDPTAPPAELMVVGDSDQSIYAFRGATIRNILAFEEDFAGAETILLEQNYRSTQTILTAANAVISRNEGRMAKNLWSDQGQGEQIAVYVADNEHDEAQFVADEIDRLADADSVKPSDVAVFYRTNAQSRVFEEVFIRTGHPYKVVGGVRFYERKEVRDALAYLRVLVNPEDTVSLRRIMNEPKRGIGDRAEAAIEALAQRDRISFAQAMRRAEDAPAMASRSVNAVQAFVDILDELTAMVDSGAPPDDILDVALHRSGYYETLQKSPDPQDETRLENLDEFISVAREFVEERTAAGEAADLQAFLERVALVADADQIPDAADDGGVVTLMTLHTAKGLEFPVVFLTGMEDGVFPHSRSLTDLKELEEERRLAYVGITRARQRLALSRAAVRSAYGAPQHNPPSRFLEELPAELLDWRRDESAITRWSGTGTTRGSGIPSRYEPARRTASDKPVISLNPGDRVVHDSFGMGTVVVVRGEGQQAQADIDFGSEGVKRLLLRYAPVEKI; this is encoded by the coding sequence ATGACTACGCTGTTTTCGCCTGATGAGCTTCCGGTGCCGCTGGAGGAGTCGAAGACGTCTCGGGCCGACCCGGAGGCGCTGCTCGAGGGACTGAACCCGCAGCAGCGCGCCGCCGTGGTGCATGCCGGCAAGCCGCTGCTGGTGGTGGCCGGTGCGGGGTCGGGGAAGACGCGGGTGCTGACCCGCCGGATCGCCTACCTGCTGGCGGCCCGCGACGCGCACCCCGGCTCGATCCTGGCGATCACGTTCACCAACAAGGCCGCCGCCGAGATGCGCGAGCGGGTGGTGGACCTGGTCGGCCCGCGGGCGAAGCTGATGTGGGTCTCGACGTTCCACTCCTCGTGCGTTCGGATCCTCCGCCGCGACATCAAACGGTTCGGGATCAACTCGACGTTCTCGATCTACGACGACACCGACTCGCGGCGGCTGATGACGCTGGTCTGCCGCGAGCTCGACCTGGACGTCAAGCGGTACAACCCGCGCGCCGTGCTGAACTGGATCAGCACCCAGAAGAACGAGCTGATCGACCACGAGACCTCGGCCGCGAAGGCGGAGAACCATCTCGAGGAGACGTACGCCGAGTGCTACCGGATCTACCAGGAGCGGCTCGCCCAGGCGAACGCCCTCGACTTCGACGACCTGCTGATGACCACGGTCAACCTGCTGCAGGCCTTCCCCGAGGTCCGTGAGTACTACCGGCGCCGGTTCCGCCACGTGCTCGTCGACGAGTACCAGGACACGAACCACGCGCAGTACACGCTGATCCGCGAGCTCTGCGGTGAGGACGCGCCCGCCGGCAACGATCCGACGGCGCCGCCCGCCGAGCTGATGGTGGTGGGCGACTCCGACCAGTCGATCTACGCGTTCCGCGGGGCGACGATCCGCAACATCCTCGCGTTCGAGGAGGACTTCGCCGGCGCCGAGACGATCCTGCTCGAGCAGAACTACCGCTCCACCCAGACCATCCTGACCGCGGCCAACGCGGTGATCAGCCGCAACGAGGGCCGGATGGCGAAGAACCTCTGGTCCGACCAGGGCCAGGGCGAGCAGATCGCGGTGTACGTCGCGGACAACGAGCACGACGAGGCGCAGTTCGTCGCCGACGAGATCGACCGGCTCGCCGACGCCGACAGTGTGAAACCGTCCGACGTCGCGGTGTTCTACCGGACCAACGCACAGTCCCGGGTGTTCGAGGAAGTCTTCATCCGCACCGGCCATCCGTACAAGGTGGTCGGCGGCGTCCGGTTCTACGAGCGCAAGGAGGTCCGCGACGCGCTCGCGTACCTGCGTGTCCTGGTGAACCCGGAGGACACGGTCTCCCTGCGCCGGATCATGAACGAGCCGAAGCGCGGGATCGGCGACCGGGCCGAGGCCGCGATCGAGGCGCTCGCCCAGCGGGACCGGATCTCGTTCGCGCAGGCGATGCGCCGGGCCGAGGACGCGCCGGCGATGGCATCGCGCTCGGTGAACGCGGTCCAGGCCTTCGTCGACATCCTCGACGAGCTGACCGCGATGGTCGACTCGGGAGCCCCGCCGGACGACATCCTCGACGTCGCCCTGCACCGCTCCGGGTACTACGAGACGCTGCAGAAATCTCCGGACCCGCAGGACGAGACCCGCCTGGAGAACCTGGACGAGTTCATCTCGGTGGCGCGCGAGTTCGTCGAGGAACGGACCGCCGCCGGCGAGGCCGCCGACCTGCAGGCGTTCCTGGAGCGGGTCGCGCTGGTCGCCGACGCCGACCAGATCCCGGACGCGGCCGACGACGGCGGCGTGGTCACGCTGATGACCTTGCACACCGCGAAGGGCCTGGAGTTCCCGGTCGTGTTCCTGACCGGCATGGAGGACGGCGTCTTCCCGCACTCCAGGTCGCTCACGGATCTGAAGGAACTCGAAGAAGAGCGGCGGCTCGCGTACGTCGGCATCACGCGCGCACGGCAGCGGCTGGCGCTCTCCCGGGCGGCCGTGCGTTCGGCGTACGGCGCTCCGCAGCACAACCCGCCGTCCCGGTTCCTGGAGGAGCTCCCTGCCGAGCTGCTCGACTGGCGTCGCGACGAGTCCGCGATCACCAGGTGGTCCGGCACCGGGACGACCCGCGGCAGTGGCATCCCGAGCAGGTACGAGCCGGCCCGCAGGACGGCGTCCGACAAGCCTGTGATCAGCCTGAACCCGGGCGACCGCGTGGTGCACGACAGCTTCGGGATGGGCACCGTCGTAGTGGTCCGCGGCGAGGGCCAGCAGGCCCAGGCAGACATAGATTTCGGGTCCGAGGGCGTGAAGAGACTGCTGTTGCGCTACGCCCCAGTGGAAAAGATCTGA
- a CDS encoding alpha/beta fold hydrolase: protein MTISYEVTGDGPDLLLVHAGVADARMWARQVEELKSTHRVITLDLRGYGETPVEAGAKYSDAGDVLAVLDAVGSSAVTAVGASYGGYVVQQAASRMPERFARLVLLCAPTDNVEPDDDLRALWAEENKLLEAGDVDGATDLTVRRWIGPDADDDARELLRTMQKRAFDLQLAAGDDLENEEYAVEPEKIGAPVRLITGAHDFKFFTDSAAYLAERLPNPERIHLPWAGHLPTLERPAEALGLIG, encoded by the coding sequence ATGACGATTTCTTATGAGGTGACCGGGGACGGCCCGGATCTGCTGCTCGTGCACGCGGGCGTGGCCGACGCCCGGATGTGGGCGCGGCAGGTGGAAGAGCTGAAGTCGACCCATCGCGTGATCACGCTGGACCTGCGCGGGTACGGCGAGACGCCGGTGGAGGCGGGCGCCAAGTACTCCGACGCCGGCGACGTCCTCGCGGTGCTCGACGCGGTCGGGTCCAGTGCGGTGACGGCAGTCGGTGCGTCGTACGGCGGGTACGTCGTACAGCAGGCCGCGAGCCGGATGCCCGAGCGGTTCGCCCGCCTCGTACTGCTCTGTGCGCCGACCGACAACGTGGAGCCGGACGACGACCTCCGGGCGTTGTGGGCCGAGGAGAACAAACTGCTGGAGGCAGGCGACGTCGACGGCGCGACCGACCTGACCGTACGGCGCTGGATCGGCCCGGACGCCGACGACGACGCCCGCGAACTCCTGCGCACCATGCAGAAACGCGCCTTCGACCTGCAACTCGCCGCCGGCGACGACCTGGAGAACGAGGAGTACGCCGTTGAGCCCGAAAAGATCGGTGCGCCGGTGAGACTGATCACCGGCGCACACGACTTCAAGTTCTTCACCGACAGCGCGGCCTACCTGGCAGAACGCCTCCCGAACCCAGAGCGCATCCACCTCCCGTGGGCCGGCCACCTGCCGACCCTCGAGCGCCCCGCTGAGGCGTTAGGCCTGATCGGCTAG
- a CDS encoding alpha/beta hydrolase, with product MDASELRYDDLVDRVELLYNDHHYRAAADLLDAASDGLAAWTAELAHLKACLLGADGDADGALRVLLDASTAGAWWRSAILVDDDLEALQDRAEFAELIKVSEARVADEPVPPLVVLPDGDPIGVVVALHGAGQRAEHARRDWGGVVELGYGLVSVQSSYRMSPMYRTWPDPEQARADIARALAEIADLPLIAAGFSAGGRVALDWALTGQPTEVAGVVALAPALRELPAYAAGKLSPATIWIGTDDELLEVVDDAAEQLTGFGCRIERLPGLGHTFPADFDELLAGVL from the coding sequence ATGGACGCCTCCGAATTGCGGTACGACGACCTGGTGGACCGGGTCGAGCTCCTCTACAACGACCACCACTACCGCGCCGCCGCCGACCTGCTGGACGCGGCGAGCGACGGGCTGGCGGCGTGGACCGCCGAACTCGCTCACCTGAAGGCCTGCCTGCTGGGCGCGGACGGCGACGCCGACGGAGCGTTGCGGGTGTTGCTCGACGCGAGTACGGCGGGTGCGTGGTGGCGGTCGGCGATCCTGGTGGATGACGACTTGGAGGCTTTGCAGGACCGCGCGGAGTTCGCTGAGCTGATCAAGGTGTCGGAGGCGCGGGTTGCCGACGAACCAGTCCCTCCGTTGGTCGTGCTACCCGACGGGGACCCGATTGGGGTCGTGGTGGCGCTTCACGGGGCGGGGCAGCGCGCGGAGCATGCTCGGCGGGACTGGGGTGGGGTGGTGGAGCTCGGGTATGGCTTGGTTTCTGTGCAGTCGTCGTACCGGATGTCGCCGATGTATCGCACCTGGCCCGACCCTGAACAAGCGCGGGCCGACATCGCCCGCGCGCTCGCCGAGATCGCCGACCTGCCGCTGATCGCCGCGGGGTTCTCGGCGGGTGGGCGGGTAGCTCTGGACTGGGCGTTGACCGGGCAGCCGACGGAGGTGGCTGGTGTGGTCGCGTTGGCTCCGGCGTTGCGGGAGCTTCCGGCGTACGCCGCCGGGAAGTTGTCGCCGGCAACGATCTGGATCGGGACCGACGACGAGCTGCTCGAGGTCGTGGACGATGCGGCAGAACAGCTCACCGGGTTCGGATGCAGGATCGAGCGACTGCCGGGGCTCGGTCACACGTTTCCGGCCGACTTCGACGAGTTGCTGGCCGGCGTTCTCTAG
- a CDS encoding ClpP family protease — MSSYTIPNVIAQHPRGERIMDVYSHLLTERVIYLGTGIDSGVANAIIAQLLHLETDNPEAEINLYINCEGGDMSAMLAIYDTMQYIQSPIATYGVGQAISAGAVLLAAGTAGRRAILPHARVVLHQPAGRGQGTIPDLILQADEVVRVRGQVEEILARHTGQSVERLRHDTDRDHVLTAAGAKEYGVVDHVINERTPAPALA, encoded by the coding sequence ATGAGCAGCTACACGATCCCGAACGTGATCGCCCAGCACCCGCGCGGCGAGCGGATCATGGACGTCTACTCGCACCTGCTGACCGAGCGCGTCATCTACCTCGGGACCGGGATCGACTCCGGTGTCGCGAACGCGATCATCGCGCAGCTGCTGCACCTGGAGACGGACAATCCCGAGGCTGAGATCAACCTCTACATCAACTGCGAGGGCGGCGACATGTCCGCGATGCTCGCGATCTACGACACCATGCAGTACATCCAGTCGCCGATCGCGACGTACGGCGTCGGGCAGGCGATCTCTGCCGGGGCGGTGCTGCTCGCGGCCGGTACGGCGGGGCGTCGCGCGATCCTGCCGCACGCACGCGTCGTACTGCACCAACCGGCCGGCCGAGGGCAGGGCACGATCCCGGACCTGATCCTGCAGGCCGACGAAGTGGTGCGGGTCCGTGGTCAGGTCGAGGAGATCCTGGCTCGGCACACCGGCCAGTCGGTCGAGCGGTTGCGGCACGACACCGATCGCGACCACGTGCTGACCGCGGCCGGGGCGAAGGAGTACGGCGTCGTCGATCACGTCATCAACGAGCGGACCCCGGCTCCCGCCCTCGCCTAG
- a CDS encoding GNAT family N-acetyltransferase, which translates to MSLPTPTLPTDRLRLRPFEDADADALFALHSNAHVLRYWDSPPWSEPSRAERFIAACRTMVEEGTGARTAIDRASDGQFLGWCSLSQWNPDFRSASLGYCFTEAAWGHGYATEAARAVLRWAFDTLDLNRVQAEADTRNLASARVLEKLGFVREGTLREDCVVNGDVSDSWVYGLLRREWTA; encoded by the coding sequence GTGTCGCTGCCGACGCCGACGTTGCCCACCGATCGCCTGCGGCTGCGTCCTTTCGAGGACGCGGACGCGGACGCGCTGTTCGCGCTGCACAGCAACGCGCACGTACTGCGGTACTGGGACTCGCCGCCATGGAGCGAACCCAGCCGCGCCGAGCGGTTCATCGCGGCGTGCCGGACGATGGTGGAGGAGGGTACGGGCGCTCGCACGGCCATCGACCGTGCATCCGACGGGCAGTTCCTCGGCTGGTGCAGCTTGAGCCAGTGGAATCCGGACTTCCGGAGTGCGTCGCTCGGCTACTGCTTCACCGAGGCGGCATGGGGGCACGGGTACGCGACGGAGGCTGCCCGGGCCGTGCTGCGATGGGCCTTCGACACACTCGACCTCAACCGCGTCCAAGCTGAGGCCGACACGCGCAACCTCGCGTCCGCCCGCGTCCTCGAGAAGCTCGGCTTCGTGCGTGAGGGAACGCTCCGAGAGGACTGCGTAGTGAACGGCGACGTCTCCGACTCCTGGGTCTACGGCCTCCTCCGCCGCGAGTGGACCGCCTGA
- a CDS encoding PIG-L deacetylase family protein, producing the protein MTVPEANPRPDSEVERILVVVAHPDDIDFGGAGTVALWTKAGIEVQYCIVTDGQAGGFEPDRDRAEIPAVRRAEQTAAAQHVGVRDLHFLGYQDGAVEATTELVRDVSQVIRKVRPQRLLTQSPERSWNRLQVSHPDHMAAAEATVRAFYPAAGNPYAYPDLTEEAWEVGELWMMDHPVANHYVDITDTFDQKLAALVSHTSQHRDPDGLRTGIRRNFAAVATSAGYPANHYAEAFTIVRL; encoded by the coding sequence GTGACTGTGCCCGAGGCGAATCCCCGACCGGACAGCGAAGTCGAACGGATTCTGGTGGTCGTCGCGCATCCGGACGACATCGACTTCGGCGGCGCCGGGACGGTCGCGCTGTGGACCAAGGCCGGGATCGAGGTTCAGTACTGCATCGTCACCGACGGGCAGGCCGGTGGTTTCGAACCGGATCGGGACCGCGCCGAGATTCCCGCCGTACGACGGGCCGAACAGACCGCCGCCGCGCAGCACGTCGGGGTCCGCGACCTGCACTTCCTCGGGTACCAGGACGGGGCTGTCGAGGCGACCACGGAACTCGTTCGCGACGTCAGCCAGGTGATCCGCAAGGTCCGCCCGCAGCGGCTGCTCACGCAGTCACCCGAGCGTTCGTGGAACCGTCTGCAGGTCTCACACCCCGATCACATGGCCGCCGCCGAGGCGACGGTCCGAGCGTTCTACCCGGCCGCCGGGAACCCGTACGCGTACCCGGACCTGACCGAGGAGGCGTGGGAGGTCGGCGAGCTGTGGATGATGGACCACCCGGTCGCGAACCACTACGTCGACATCACCGACACCTTCGACCAGAAGCTGGCGGCGCTGGTGTCACACACCAGCCAGCACCGCGACCCCGACGGCCTCCGCACCGGCATCCGCCGCAACTTCGCCGCCGTCGCCACGTCCGCGGGCTACCCCGCCAACCACTACGCCGAAGCCTTCACGATCGTCCGCCTGTAG
- a CDS encoding response regulator transcription factor, giving the protein MSSRRVVVIDDHDMFRAGVRSEIGTSVDIVGEGADVDSAVKAIVGAEPDVVLLDVHLPGGGGTEVMKQVHQRHPDIKFLALSVSDAAEDVIGVIRAGARGYVTKNISGTELVDAINRVADGDAVFSPRLAGFVLDAFSGAIDIASVDEDLDRLSQREREVLRLIARGYAYKEVARELFISVKTVETHVSSVLRKLQLSNRHELTRWATDRRLV; this is encoded by the coding sequence ATGAGCAGCAGGCGCGTTGTCGTCATCGACGATCACGACATGTTCCGGGCCGGGGTACGCAGCGAGATCGGTACCTCGGTCGACATCGTCGGCGAGGGGGCCGACGTCGACAGCGCGGTCAAGGCGATCGTCGGCGCGGAGCCGGACGTCGTACTGCTCGACGTCCACCTGCCGGGCGGTGGTGGCACCGAGGTGATGAAGCAGGTGCACCAGCGGCACCCGGACATCAAGTTCCTCGCGTTGTCGGTGTCCGACGCCGCCGAGGACGTGATCGGCGTGATCCGGGCCGGTGCCCGCGGGTACGTCACCAAGAACATCTCCGGCACCGAGCTCGTCGACGCGATCAACCGGGTCGCCGACGGTGACGCGGTGTTCTCGCCGCGGCTGGCCGGCTTCGTGCTGGACGCCTTCTCCGGCGCGATCGACATCGCCTCGGTGGACGAGGACCTGGACCGGCTGTCACAGCGGGAGCGTGAGGTACTGCGGTTGATCGCGCGGGGCTACGCCTACAAGGAGGTCGCCCGCGAACTCTTCATCTCGGTGAAGACGGTCGAGACCCACGTCTCCTCGGTCCTCCGCAAACTCCAACTCTCCAACCGCCACGAACTAACCCGCTGGGCCACCGACCGCCGCCTGGTGTAG
- a CDS encoding aminopeptidase C, which yields MERNLTADQLALFEKEFASNPQYRVMQNAVTQTPVNSIALDRQVVTSMDHSVSNLLDDWKVTNQKKSGRCWLFAGLNLLRAGAADKLGVKDFEFSQNYLLFWDKFERSNFFLEAIIDTADRDADDRTVAHLLSDPIGDGGQWNMFVALVRKHGLVPKSAMPETESSSATAQLNDALRKLLRQGARDLRALDADDARRDRKREILTTVHRVLSIHLGTPPQKFLWQWKDTDKGFHRDGWTTPTEFAAAYVQLPVDEYVCLVHDPRETSPVGRTFTVDFLGNVIDAPPVVYLNVEIDLIKQLTQDAIVGGEPVWFGCDVGKQMNSDLGFWDANLYDYGAVYDTEFTLDKAERLVHHETLMTHAMLFTGVDVVDGQPRRWRVENSWGDEKADSGFWTMNDSWFGEHVFEVAVRRSALPADLQARLDDAPIVLPAWDPMGALADQA from the coding sequence ATGGAGCGGAATCTCACAGCCGATCAGCTCGCGCTCTTCGAGAAGGAGTTCGCGTCGAACCCGCAGTACCGGGTGATGCAGAACGCCGTCACGCAGACGCCGGTCAACAGCATCGCCCTGGATCGCCAGGTCGTCACGTCGATGGACCATTCGGTGTCCAATCTGCTGGACGACTGGAAGGTCACCAATCAGAAGAAGAGCGGTCGGTGCTGGCTGTTCGCCGGGCTGAACCTGCTCCGCGCCGGCGCGGCCGACAAGCTCGGGGTCAAGGACTTCGAGTTCTCCCAGAACTACCTGCTGTTCTGGGACAAGTTCGAGCGTTCGAACTTCTTCCTCGAGGCGATCATCGACACCGCGGACCGCGACGCCGACGACCGGACGGTGGCGCACCTGCTGTCCGACCCGATCGGTGACGGCGGCCAGTGGAACATGTTCGTCGCGCTGGTCCGCAAGCACGGCCTGGTGCCGAAGTCGGCCATGCCGGAGACCGAGAGCTCGTCCGCGACCGCGCAGCTGAACGACGCCCTCCGCAAGCTGCTGCGCCAGGGTGCGCGCGACCTGCGGGCGCTCGACGCCGACGACGCGCGCCGCGACCGCAAGCGGGAGATCCTGACCACCGTGCACCGGGTGCTGAGCATCCACCTCGGTACGCCGCCGCAGAAGTTCCTGTGGCAGTGGAAGGACACCGACAAGGGCTTCCACCGCGACGGCTGGACCACGCCGACCGAGTTCGCGGCGGCGTACGTGCAGCTGCCGGTCGACGAGTACGTCTGTCTCGTACACGACCCGCGGGAGACCAGCCCGGTCGGCCGGACCTTCACCGTCGACTTCCTCGGCAACGTCATCGACGCCCCGCCGGTGGTGTACCTGAACGTCGAGATCGACCTGATCAAGCAGCTCACGCAGGACGCGATCGTCGGCGGCGAGCCGGTCTGGTTCGGCTGCGACGTCGGCAAGCAGATGAACTCCGACCTCGGCTTCTGGGACGCCAACCTCTACGACTACGGCGCCGTCTACGACACCGAGTTCACGCTGGACAAGGCTGAGCGGCTGGTGCACCACGAGACGCTGATGACGCACGCGATGCTGTTCACCGGCGTCGACGTCGTCGACGGCCAGCCGCGCCGCTGGCGGGTCGAGAACAGCTGGGGCGACGAGAAGGCCGACAGCGGCTTCTGGACCATGAACGACTCGTGGTTCGGCGAGCACGTCTTCGAGGTCGCCGTACGCCGTTCCGCACTGCCGGCCGACCTACAGGCCCGCCTGGACGACGCCCCGATCGTCCTCCCCGCCTGGGACCCGATGGGCGCCCTAGCCGATCAGGCCTAA
- the rpsR gene encoding 30S ribosomal protein S18, translating into MARRPVPTGKRKPKQNPLDRDGITFIDYKDTALLRKFISDRGKIRSRRVTGLSVQQQKQVARAIKNAREMALLPYTSSGR; encoded by the coding sequence ATGGCCCGACGCCCGGTACCCACCGGCAAGCGCAAGCCGAAGCAGAATCCGCTGGACCGCGACGGCATCACCTTCATCGACTACAAGGACACCGCGCTGCTGCGAAAGTTCATCTCCGACCGCGGCAAGATCCGCTCCCGCCGCGTCACCGGCCTGTCGGTCCAGCAACAGAAACAGGTCGCCCGAGCCATCAAGAACGCCCGCGAAATGGCCCTCCTCCCCTACACCTCCTCCGGCCGGTAG
- a CDS encoding acyltransferase, which yields MEELRGQVKVWVQKWLWYQRSSLPWNRGRIHWELMRRGAFARWPLHGNVLEALQDGRLEVGANTMFEPDVWITLGDEARVRIGEGTFLNVAVMVAALDLVEIGSHCMLANGCFVTDANHRFDDPDRPVPWQGFDSKGPTRIGDNVWLGANVVVTSGVTIGERCVIGANSVVTQDIPPYSVAAGAPAKVLRAVT from the coding sequence GTGGAGGAGCTTCGTGGGCAGGTGAAGGTCTGGGTGCAGAAGTGGCTTTGGTACCAGCGGAGTTCGTTGCCGTGGAACCGGGGGCGGATCCACTGGGAGCTGATGCGGCGCGGGGCGTTCGCGCGGTGGCCGTTGCACGGGAACGTGCTGGAGGCTCTGCAGGACGGGCGGCTCGAGGTCGGGGCCAACACGATGTTCGAGCCCGACGTGTGGATCACCCTGGGCGACGAGGCGCGGGTGCGGATCGGGGAGGGGACGTTCCTGAACGTCGCGGTGATGGTCGCGGCGCTCGACCTGGTGGAGATCGGGTCGCACTGCATGCTGGCGAACGGGTGCTTCGTGACGGATGCCAATCATCGGTTCGACGATCCGGATCGGCCGGTGCCGTGGCAGGGGTTCGATTCCAAGGGGCCGACGCGGATCGGCGACAATGTCTGGCTGGGGGCGAACGTGGTCGTCACGAGCGGGGTGACGATCGGCGAGAGGTGCGTGATCGGCGCCAACAGCGTTGTCACGCAGGACATTCCGCCGTACTCCGTCGCCGCGGGCGCACCGGCGAAGGTCCTACGAGCCGTCACCTAA
- a CDS encoding serine hydrolase domain-containing protein — MEFGGVCDPQDAGFDHDRLAEAIGLVEARGGVAQLCVVRGGRTVVDRSFGCSPNALFWLFSASKPYVAIVIHQLVESGRLHLDDAVAAYWPDFAQNGKREITVREVLRHRSGVSHAGSFVGEARAMTDWDRSLRRIEEAKPRLPIGTVGYSPLAFGFILGEVVRRCSGTPIDELVRRTVLEPLGVADTYLGLPAELWDRHVPIRASGPIGPFIQSVTNRRSTREAVVPAAGISTTARDLAELYQALLEGRLLRPESLATALEPTSEGEYDPVARAPVRWSQGFQLGGPRWMEGTVSSLGSLSSPRAFGHNGSNCCIGWADPDRQIAYAYLTNRVGRPQPDLLHHAAVADKVLAAAD, encoded by the coding sequence ATGGAGTTCGGTGGGGTCTGCGACCCCCAGGACGCCGGCTTCGACCACGACCGTCTCGCGGAGGCGATCGGCCTGGTCGAGGCACGTGGTGGGGTCGCGCAGTTGTGCGTCGTCCGGGGCGGCCGGACGGTGGTCGACCGCTCCTTCGGGTGTTCACCGAACGCGTTGTTCTGGCTCTTCTCCGCAAGCAAGCCGTACGTCGCGATCGTGATCCACCAACTCGTCGAATCCGGGCGGCTGCATCTCGACGATGCCGTCGCGGCGTACTGGCCGGACTTCGCGCAGAACGGCAAACGGGAGATCACCGTCCGCGAGGTCCTGCGGCACCGGTCCGGGGTCTCACACGCCGGCTCGTTCGTCGGCGAGGCCCGCGCGATGACCGACTGGGACCGTTCGTTGCGCCGGATCGAGGAGGCCAAGCCGCGGTTGCCGATCGGGACCGTCGGGTACAGCCCGCTGGCGTTCGGGTTCATCCTCGGCGAGGTCGTACGGCGCTGCAGCGGGACGCCGATCGACGAGCTGGTACGACGTACCGTCCTCGAACCGCTCGGCGTCGCGGACACGTACCTCGGCCTGCCCGCGGAGCTCTGGGACCGGCACGTGCCGATCCGTGCGTCGGGTCCGATCGGGCCGTTCATCCAGTCCGTCACGAACCGCCGCAGTACGCGTGAGGCCGTCGTACCCGCTGCCGGGATCTCTACGACCGCCCGCGACCTGGCCGAGCTGTATCAGGCGTTGCTGGAGGGGCGGCTGCTGCGGCCGGAGTCGCTCGCGACCGCGCTCGAGCCGACCAGCGAGGGCGAGTACGACCCAGTGGCGAGGGCGCCGGTGCGGTGGTCGCAGGGCTTCCAGCTCGGCGGGCCGCGGTGGATGGAGGGGACCGTATCGTCCCTGGGCTCGCTGAGCAGTCCGCGGGCGTTCGGACACAACGGAAGCAACTGCTGCATCGGGTGGGCCGACCCGGACCGGCAGATCGCGTACGCGTACCTGACCAATCGGGTCGGCCGCCCCCAGCCCGACCTCCTCCACCACGCGGCCGTCGCCGACAAGGTGCTCGCAGCCGCCGACTAG